The sequence below is a genomic window from Gossypium hirsutum isolate 1008001.06 chromosome A11, Gossypium_hirsutum_v2.1, whole genome shotgun sequence.
ttcccctATTTTCGTTTTGTTCCCTGCTTCGTttctgtttcttttgttttgtttctttgtttccttaattctttttatgctttattattttattaacataatataatattaatataatatattaaaatatcttttactttaatattaagtaaattaataattatataacaagtgtacatatttatattattacaaatgtcattatctaatttgcttatcaaataaaaatctcattatttaattaatacaattaataattataaaatatctttatacttaaattataagtaattaaatatttaaattacaattgtaccaatacaattcttacacatgtatattttattaccatacaattgtcttctatttaatttatttaataataatgctaataataataatctaatataaaaccataatgttaattaataattataataatttaatataaaaccataataataatcattataatatataaaacctaaaaaaatctttgattttattttaccaATATGTCGCCTCATTTGtagtcaatggcttaattgccattttaattctttttattttctattgctttataattaaacttttaccctttattcaatttaatcctttttattacttactctaaattaagctaaattcacctaattagatcctaattagacacaccactaggctcataaatatttttaataattattttcgaacttatttcactaagacggaggccctataactcacttttccggtACCCGTGAATTTCGGGTTATTACATTACACATACCTTATAGTAGCTATCCACACATGCTTTGCAAAGACAATGCATAAATAATTTACAGTTACACATGACTACCCTACATAGTAATCTGATTCACAAAGAAAATTTCACAGTAATCTGATTCACAGCACATACCATCGAATCGGCAGCagaaaaatctaacaaaaattccATTCAAAAACAGAAGAATTACCTGAAACAACAACAGAATCTTGACGAACAGCAACAAGAAGGTGAATCTGAAGAaagatcaaaagaaaaaaaaaaccggTTAAAATTTCAGGCATAAAATCGGCTAAAGAAACAAAGAAGGCATAAAATTTCAGGCTTGACTCCAGACACAGGCTAATTACAGCAAATGATGTATTGTAGTATCCTACCAAATGATATTTTATTCGtagtttattaaatttcattatattgTAGTATCCATCTATCCCAATACAAAAAACACAGGTCAACATTGGCAAAGGTAAAAAATATTGACAGAAAAACACACAAGTGGTATGGAGAAGAGTCAAATTTGTTGAACATCAGTGTCATTTTCTAAGGTGGTCCAATGGAGTTTTGTTCTCTCACATGGACTAGTGTGATTCCTAAAATACATACATCACATGGAAATACAACCAGCACAAGTAAATTATTATATCAATGTTTCTAGTAACTCATGATCAAACAACCCAATTCGTTCATTCATTCATTAAAAAAAGACAAAAGCCAGGGGCAACATTTCAGCTTTCTattcatattatatattacaGACATCATCCATCCTTGTCCTCATATGCAACATTAAACAGAGGAAAATTAAAGAAAGAGAAATTAAGAGCAACAGAATGTGATCACTGAATCTGTTTAAGTTGAGCGACGAGtagtaagtatgtatatatatacatttacatgaAGCAGTCAGTAAATTATTTTATCTCAAATCCACAGGAaagatgagaattttttttttggggtttattaaGATTAAGCAAAACTAGCCTCTCAGGGTTATTTTATGAAGCTTTTGGAACTGTGGATACAGTTCTTGTACTTCAAATCTTACCAAAATAAAACCCCCTGAAAATTCCCCCAAAAAATGGTAACTAAAAAAGAGAAACCATTAGATTTGAGAAAGGGTAGAGCTTTACCTTAAGCCAAGACCCGAAAAAAAAGCTTTATGCAGGAAGAGAAAAATGCCTGCAAGAGAGAGAGATTGcatgagaaagagagaaagagagggagAAAGGAAACAAAATACCAGCAGCAAGAGAACGGAAATTGAACAGCAGCAAGAGAAGGGGCCTTACCTGGATGAAGGAGAAGCacgggaaaatgtcttacagaaattgaaacggtaagacattttcccaaAATGTAAGGGATTTTACGCATggtttggaaaatattttccaaatggaaaaggTTTTCAGGCTACCAAACACTGGAAAATGAAATACAACCAAACAAACACACCCAAAATCTCACAATAATCTTTATAAAAATTCTTTAATCTTTGATGGAAGAACCTCATTCCAAAGGGATTAACAAAGACTATTGACATGAAAATTTGAAATGTTGATGAACAAACGGAGAGTTACTCAATGACCCGATAATTTCTTGATCCTACTTAAATTTAATACTCCACTATCAATATACAAAATAACAATTACATTGCTATATTATGActcaatattaaattttattatatatattccaCTTTTTTGGataaaagtttaaaaatcaatcaaataattaatattaaattatgacaAACTTATAATGTGAATTGACATAGTAAAGTTAATTTAATAAAGACTATAACGTTTTGGGTTTAAATCTTATTATTCTAATAATAtggatatatatttttagattttttaaaaatacaaaaaataaattacttttcttaaaataatatttacaactaaattaaaatttgattaataagTGAGGCTAATAAGCGACATAAGAAGAtaaattattatagttttatataaAGGAGGTCATCATCTAAAAAAGAATTGAAGAATGAGAACATATAAAGGGTGGGATTCCTTGAAAATTGAAATCTAACTCCTTAGATAAGCTCATGTTTACGTAAACAAGTAGAATTTTTctatttctaaataaaatttccatgaacaaaaaagaaaaggaaaaccaTTATTGGCAATTTGGACAGGGATAAGAcaataaatcaaatcaaataaagaaAAGTTAGGTTTTTGGGTGCAAATCTTGAAGCTCACGTTGCTTTAGTGGGGCACAAGAAATCAATCAACCAAAGCTACTTGCATTAAAAGTTTGTAGTAGTGGTAGTGGAATTCCCCATAAAATGTTAGGTATGTTTGTACGAAGTGACCTCATTTAttagaagtattttttttaaatataatatttttttaattcttaaataagatgataatgtACTTTAACGTAATTGAGTATAAATCCTATtgtattgataataatattaatattaattgaattaagATTCAATCAACATAGGAAGCAtcttctataacaacatattaaattttatattttattttactttcataaTGAGTTTCTAATTAGATCTTttatgacttttttttatttacaacaactataaattataaaatacctcttttttaaattttagtgaaattaattatatttataagtaaaataaaaataataaaattaagttaaagatattatatcactataatattttaattttatattgaaaatttaCTAATTGTATTTTACTAGTGAAGGTAATATTTAATCAACAGaattatattagtaaattttattaaaaatataatttaaatctcggtatttaataataatattaacatattatacTTTTCTTaagttgaaaattataaaaaaaataattttcaaatacaatataaatctcatatgttattataataaatatacaaCGATCACATTTCAATAAGAGCcaaaatattgaagaagaaataGAATAGTTCAAGGCAGAACCAAAGGGGTAGGCAAGGCTCGATTCCCTTAAAATAGAAATATTCACATTtagtctttttaaaattttaaattagtatatagtaaaattatattttgatcttctaaaaaaataaaaaaaataatttaatactttaaaatgataaaattttacttttattatcattaaaaaaaacaatttaattctgattcctttaacaaattttctaacttcaaaTAATTACTGTTTCAGCAAACCTATTTATTATTCATGTAGTTGTGagaaaaataatcatattagtgGGAAGCTTAGTTCAACATATTTTAGGAtattattcccaatttaattttagCTCTTTCTACTACTTATTGTCTTATTTTGATGATAAAGATTCCAATCACCCTTTAAAACCTGTGGATTGTGTTGTCTTATCGGGATGTCTCTTCGATGTTCTTTAGCATGTATGTAGTCAATGTAGgatgatattttatttatcttcatGCATTTGATCATATTTAtagttgtgttttttttcttgatttattaaatattttattttattactgtgaggaatatattataattaatttataaacataattttgcataattaatcctcatataatattataaaaactaaaatatattttaatttgagaaTCATACATGATTTACATAAAAAGAAgtctaaatataatatttcaaaattctaaaagTACCGTATTGTATTTTTTAGGCATGatattaaatttatcttttaattttatattttctgttaatttgatcattattctatttttaagctaaatttaacAATTAGTCATTCAAAAAGAGTCAAATAGTAGTCTATGTGTACTTTATACTAACACAatattgttttataaaatattcaaaaaataaaattttaaatattaaaaaattcaataaaattgaCATGAAGTACTCATAGAGTGCCAtgtctaaaaaattaatattttaatttatattttcatttaaaaaataataatttgactctttttaaaagatttatgattaaattgattCTTATTAAAAGGCTGAGGGTCaaatttatctataaaaaaaaagagtcaaattgataaaaatataaatactaatgactaaatttattattatacctatttttaaagaaaatttgctGGGATTATTTTTCTAGCCCATTCTAATTGGGCCTGCTAAGTTAACGTGTGTGTATAATGACACGTGCTAAGGCCTATTCATATCGACACCTAAAATTTGAAAAGCACTTTCCCTCTCAAAAACCCCCGAACATGAGGTGATTAGACGGGAAAAACGAAAGCCGACCTAGTGTTCGTGAAATGCTAACTAGAAATTCCGTTCCTAGAACCCCACAACCCATTGCCATGCGCAGATCTGCAAGGCTTCTCAACCAAAAAACTCCCATTAAGTCAGAGGCCAATTCCAAGGAAAGTACTGCTAGCTCTGCAGTTAAACTTTCCAAGAAACCCATACAATCAAGTCATGGTTCCACAAATCGTGATAGGTCAACGCCTCAGTTGCGAAGGTCTCAAAGAACGAGCACTGTTTCAAGTGAGATATCAAGAAATTGTTCAAATTCAACGCCTGGGTTGCGAAAATCTCCAAGATTGAGCAGTGGGTCTTTGTCTAACAAGCCCGAGGATAGAAAATTTGTCGAGACAAAGAATGATGGATCTAAGGAGAACGAGAGTATAAAGGAGGGATCGTTGGATGAAAAGGAAAGGGAAGCTTCTGTTGGATTGAAAGTGACTACAGTGGACAGGAAAGAAAGTGAAAGAAGAGAAGTTCGTGAAAGAAATGAAGTTGTTGGAgttaagagaaagagaaagaggaagCCTGACAATAGAGAGGATACAGTTATTCAGGGGTGGACAAGGGAGCAAGAATTGGCTCTGCAAAGAGCCTATTTTTCAGCCAAGCCAACGGCTAATTTTTGGAAGAAAGTTTCAAAGCTGGTATCTTTTCCATTCCTTTGATATCTGGGTTTAAATTtcatggatttttttttcttatcataatGGTAtagatttgatgtgcttattttgTGGTTATTCAAATTCAAGCTAAAGCCTATGGATATCTATGCCGTGTTTGTCCTAGATATATGGTGAAGTTTGGACATACAAGTTGCTTATATGTTTTATGTGTTTTCTAGTTGCTGAAAACCTGAATATTACTTTATCATTCATGAAAATGCATATTATTAGGAACTTGGGATGTTTCTGATTTTGCTATGTCTCACACATAATTCAGCTTACAGTACCACTACCAGCCTAGTTCTACAACTAGAGCTTTGAACAAGGGGGTTTGTGGGATTAGTCATCATTGAAAACAACAATTTTTTAACAAACGAAGGAAAATTAATTATAGATTTACAGCAATTAACCTTGTGAAACTAGACGAGTGAGTTATACTGCATTCAGTATTGTTAGATGTGAATGCTGCGCATTTCGCTATCAGTTGTGTTTAGATGTGTATGACTATTCATGATTTACTCTTATGTGAAGACTTTCTGCTGATTTGTTTCGGTGTCAAATATGGCCTTGCATTTGCTCTGATAATTTAACTCCGACTCTATCTCAGGTGCCAGGAAAATCTGCCCAGGATTGCTTTGATAGAATCCATTCCAACCATTTAACTCCAACTCAGCCTGAGCCTCGATCGAGGGCAAATGTAACAAACTTGTCGCCTATCGAACATTTGTCATTCTCCGCAAGCAAATTGCTAGAGTCCTCTGCACCAAGGAATAAAAGCTCAGGTCGCGGTAAACAGAAAAGCTTTCTCGTACAGAAAAAAACAGTGCGACATTTGTTGCGAAAGCATCATCTTGTGGACGAATGTGATGAAGCGGATCTGTTCTCCATTCTTGAGCCCAACACAAGTCCAACCATGCGTGGTGTACCGAAAGTTATGGTTTGTACCCcgaaaaaattattagaaaaacaGGGATTTGTCCACAAGTGTCATGAGAGATCTTCTTCGGGTCGTAAGAAGCACCATTCGAGACTTGGTAACTCAGGTACTGGAGCCCTTGTTAGTCCCCCAGTGTTGAAGCAGATTAAAAATAAGGCTTTACATGAGAAGTACATCGACCAGCTACATACCCGGGAGGCTAAGAGAAAAGCTGAACGTACACAAGTTGAAAAAGCAGTACTTGGAAAGGAGAACAGAGGATATGTTCAAATCCAAGTAGACAAGGTTAAAGCAGCAAAAAATGCATTAGTTTCTGATGCAAGATATGTTATTAACCAGATGCAACAACTGCAGACCACTAGTGTTGACAACTCTTTGGAGTTGGATGACATCGATGATGATGAGGACGAGGATGATGTTAAGCTATaacattttgattttgattttgtatggTAATCTACTATAACTAGAATGCTAATTGTGTCATTTGTAGGTGCTGACTCTTGATCATGTTGTTTAATGAACTTGTAGTTTAGCAAATTGGAACATAGTAATTTATTTCCTCATTCAAGTAATAAAAAGGAGGAGGTTGATTTCAAATTGTAAACTTTTAGGTTAATATATTTATAACCATGTAAGTCTCAGTGAGTATtggtttatggatttgatatttgGAGAACCATGCTTTATGTCCATGTTGAAATATATTAGAAATATACAAGTATCGAACACCAATAATTTTTGGAAAGTGGTATTGTCTGCTCATTTGCTTTGATTTGGTTCAACCATGGAACTTGTGTTAAGTAGGATCCTGGGGCTTGACAAAAAGTATAATGCATGGGAACGCATGGAAATACCCGTGATGAAATTGGGTCCTACAAACAAAAATTCATGCATTGAATGAATACTTCAATGACAACtctaatttaagttttatttaacaGAATCTTTCaacatataaattaatatttaagtttatttacatCCTTATTTATGAGATAATTAACTATTTATCTCTTTAAAAAGCATCTGCTAAACGATGTACACCAATGCTTTTCAACTAACAAAGTGACTACTATTGGGTTGGCAACTTTACGGGAAACAAACTCACCAAACAAAACTGCTATTAAATTACATGTTGAACAACAAATTTGGAGGTACTGCCTTGTCCAAATATTAAATTTCTTGGAATGGAAAACAAGAATGAAGTGTGAATGTCAAATGAGCATAGTCAGTGGATAGGGGACAAGGGTCTCAATATCGACACAACAATCTCCTACTTAATTAATACTACTTTAAAAATGGTTGCATACTTgggatttaaaattatatttaagaaaGTTAATATTTGAAAATTCAAGTTTTAATATAGGAATTTATGAAAGTACTGTTGTTTGTGTGTAATTCAGCTTTTTTAATTTCCCTTTAATCTAACTTAGTATATTATTGTGGTTTGAATTTTAAGgtataatattttttactttaaaaatgatTAGTGtagatataattttaaaaaaaattagtaaattaacaTAGCAattagaaacaaaaaaagaagaagaagagtaaATTAACAACCTTTGAATtaagtatataaaattattaaaaatcactaataaatatgtatttatattcacaatattatatatatattatagaatcACTGGGGCTTTaattgttgggaagaaaccgaacaaccgaaacaaagcgaaagcacaaccggtgttctttctctccttataactcctgtaaaaattatggcaagcacaatagcacaagatatgttctctagcaaccttaatcaaccacaaatcaactaatgcaaccacaacaaaaataaatagagacaccgatatttttacgtggaaaacccctttaaatcaagggtaaaaaaccacgggactttagagtccgataaagagctccactatcatcaaatgttcaactacaagatcacaatatcaagcctacaacaagcattcaactccgacaaggctaacaacatgtaatctttagcaaaagagagaaaaatgagagaacatcaccaaaaacgtagctgctgaaaatgggtatttccgacgctacaagactcggatgaaaaatccgaccgtacaaagtcaagaacaccttatcgcctagctgctgtccaaaaatcagctcaatcgaaccacggatggaccttcgatcgaagagttgatcactgctgcaccaagcttgaaaatctgatttttttctattctctttctctctattttttttctttagctctctgcagaaaaatttctgcccactcccgttaataagccaaaaaattggcttttgacaaaaccaaaagaaaaaggaaggcaaaacatttgtgccagaaaatatgggtttcccacatagtgggacccatacccaacaaatctccccctccaactatgtggggaatgcctccatgccggaggtcaaacaacatgcttcaaacttttctcttggtaaggccttcgtcaacatatcagcaccattatcattagtgtgtatcttctcaagctctaacagcttagcttcaagaacatctcgtatccaatggtacctcacatcaatatgcttagatctagcatgaaaagttgagttcttaccaagatgaatagcactctggctatcacagtacaggacatacttctcctgag
It includes:
- the LOC107899965 gene encoding uncharacterized protein; this encodes MLTRNSVPRTPQPIAMRRSARLLNQKTPIKSEANSKESTASSAVKLSKKPIQSSHGSTNRDRSTPQLRRSQRTSTVSSEISRNCSNSTPGLRKSPRLSSGSLSNKPEDRKFVETKNDGSKENESIKEGSLDEKEREASVGLKVTTVDRKESERREVRERNEVVGVKRKRKRKPDNREDTVIQGWTREQELALQRAYFSAKPTANFWKKVSKLVPGKSAQDCFDRIHSNHLTPTQPEPRSRANVTNLSPIEHLSFSASKLLESSAPRNKSSGRGKQKSFLVQKKTVRHLLRKHHLVDECDEADLFSILEPNTSPTMRGVPKVMVCTPKKLLEKQGFVHKCHERSSSGRKKHHSRLGNSGTGALVSPPVLKQIKNKALHEKYIDQLHTREAKRKAERTQVEKAVLGKENRGYVQIQVDKVKAAKNALVSDARYVINQMQQLQTTSVDNSLELDDIDDDEDEDDVKL